The Crocosphaera subtropica ATCC 51142 genome includes a window with the following:
- a CDS encoding dienelactone hydrolase family protein — protein sequence MQVKRQNISILVDDNAMRIYLVSPDKVGQYPGILFYSDIYQLGSPITRLADHLAGYGFVVAAPEIYHRQLPIGTVIEPTDIGKIQGNEAARKTATSEFDTDASAVINLLSKYEGVASQSIGAMGFCIGGHLACRAALNPLVKASVCVYPTGIHSGKLGKEKADTLTRLSEIQGELFLIFGTLDPHVPEDGRITIKQALEKSKIRHKISEYEANHTFMRDDGYRFDPVATDQAMQEIISFFQSTLVNN from the coding sequence ATGCAAGTTAAACGACAAAACATTAGTATCCTGGTAGACGATAATGCGATGAGAATCTACCTCGTTAGTCCAGATAAAGTTGGACAATATCCAGGAATTTTATTTTACAGTGATATTTATCAACTGGGTTCTCCTATAACTCGTTTGGCTGATCATTTAGCTGGATACGGTTTTGTGGTGGCTGCTCCAGAAATCTATCATCGTCAGTTACCTATTGGCACGGTGATTGAACCAACGGATATAGGAAAGATACAAGGGAACGAAGCAGCGAGAAAAACCGCCACCTCAGAGTTTGATACCGATGCTAGTGCTGTGATTAATTTGTTGAGTAAATATGAGGGAGTCGCCTCTCAATCAATAGGTGCGATGGGGTTTTGTATTGGAGGACATTTGGCTTGTCGAGCAGCCTTAAATCCCTTAGTTAAAGCCTCCGTGTGTGTCTATCCCACAGGAATTCATAGTGGTAAATTAGGAAAAGAAAAAGCTGATACTTTAACAAGACTTTCTGAAATTCAAGGGGAACTCTTCTTAATTTTTGGCACATTAGATCCTCATGTTCCCGAAGATGGAAGAATTACCATTAAGCAAGCCTTAGAAAAATCTAAAATTAGACATAAAATAAGCGAATATGAAGCTAATCATACTTTTATGAGAGATGATGGCTATCGGTTTGATCCCGTCGCCACTGATCAAGCAATGCAAGAAATTATCTCATTTTTTCAGTCTACATTAGTTAATAATTAA